One window of Gavia stellata isolate bGavSte3 chromosome Z, bGavSte3.hap2, whole genome shotgun sequence genomic DNA carries:
- the HEMGN gene encoding hemogen — MESLGKDHAYSDSSLPPSAAREEYAVPDVIITRRLRDRELLRKRKAEAQEKDSIQWVLREQENKRQRRGRGARRGRGRQPAVEPSLEAELEPDRQPDPQEEAEPAPSQLAPPEPVHQEQPLVLTVQDLVSGMQPGMAEGELAARSQDPAGEEEVLKPAEAEIPEASNTPLENDHQDNEYSTHVLF, encoded by the exons ATGGAGAGTTTAGGAAAAGACCATGCTTATTCGGACTCTTCCCTGCCACCCTCTGCAGCCCGTGAGGAGTATGCTGTACCAG ATGTCATCATCACCCGCCGCTTGAGAGACCGGGAGCTGCTCcgcaaaagaaaagcagaagcccAGGAGAAAGACTCAATTCAGTGGGTTCTGAG ggagcaggagaacaAACGGCAAAGGAGAGGCAGAGGTGCCAGGCGAGGACGGGGCCGCCAGCCAGCAGTGGAGCCCAGCCTGGAGGCAGAACTGGAGCCGGACCGCCAGCCCGACCCACAGGAGGAGGCTGAGCCAGCACCCTCCCAGCTGGCACCGCCTGAGCCAGTGCATCAAGAACAGCCACTCGTGCTGACCGTCCAGGACCTGGTCAGCGGGATGCAACCGGGAATGGCAGAGGGGGAGCTGGCAGCCAGGAGCCAAGATCCCGCCG GTGAAGAGGAAGTGCTGAAACCAGCCGAAGCAGAAATACCAGAAGCTTCGAATACTCCTCTGGAAAATGACCACCAGGATAACGAATACAGCACACAtgttctattttaa